The following DNA comes from Anastrepha obliqua isolate idAnaObli1 chromosome 1, idAnaObli1_1.0, whole genome shotgun sequence.
GGAGGAAATTACAAGAATTAGAAGTGATGGAAAAGGAATGTGTGTGTACGCATGTGTGGAATAGAAAACGCTTACGTAGCGAAGAAACTATATTTGGAAACTTTCTGCGCTTTATAAATGTTTAAACAAATGTTCGATTGCTGTTTAATGGTATCATATTTTTTCCAGAAGTCTGATAACCTTGTCGAATAAGAGATAAGTGCATTAAGATGCGTGTCCAAATAGTTTTGATGGTACTTGCCTTTGCTCTGATCCAAAGCAGCATAGCGTTAAAAGAGGAGGATTGTGAAGGTAAGTTCTTGTGTGAAGATGAGATGGTGGCAAGTGAGCCAACCAGTAATATTTTTACAagatcatttattttttgtgtatgcgtgtgtactAAGAGAAATCTGCATTTTTAGTTTGTATAAAGACAGTAAAACGTTTTGCCGACACATTGGATGATACCACAAAGAaagatcataaaaaaattgaggcCAAGTTTAAGGATTtctgcaaaaagcaaaaaaataaggaACACAGATTCGTAAGTAATGAAATCTTTAGACTTTTGACAAAGCTACGTAAGTTGGCTTAATATTTTCTGGCTTTCAAACATTGAATAGTTTAGTTTGTTAGTTAGTTCAATACAtgacacatatacatacatacatatttattaatctCTCACAGTTTATAGCTTTAGAATTTATCATActaaaaaattggattgataggtgtattaaatattttaaagacgtAAAAGCAAAAGGTTTCAAGGccaaattatttgttttgtgaaaattccACAATAACTACTTTAATTTTGTGGGCGTATAAGTACATGGTTTTTATGATGCTTCTTCTTCCCTTTTACAGTGTTACTATTTGGGTGGTCTGGAAGAATCGGCGACTGGCATTTTGAATGAGCTGAGCAAACCCTTAAGTTGGTCCATGCCTGCTGATAAAATTTGTGAGAAACTAAAGAAGAAGGATGCACAAATCTGTGATTTGCGTTATGGTGAGTTGCTATGAACACATGAAAAACTATAAGTAGTAGCTTAGAGTTTCGGTCAAGAAGGTCTGTATTGTTGGAGCCTAAGGCAAGTGTGTCCAATCGGTTtcataagaaattttttcatgACTTCCTCCTTTTTGATGTTTGTTTAATTAGGAGCGAATGCTATTAGAAAATAGCAATTAGAAAAGCATATTAATGGCTGAAATTAAGTTTCAAACTCtagatttttcttttctttattaagAGCGATACCtaactataatataataaataaggtACGTATTCAATAATCTAGCCCTCACTGATCTTTATCAGCGAATCGTTcaacatttgaaattttgagttgtatactaaatatatgtacatgctttacataaataattaacttaatatttttacaatattcgcaatatttttcattgtcatttttttatttattcgcataacaaaaatcttaagaatcaaagttccaaactttttacgaaattcacacaaatttgtgaaatttcgaaaaattgtcatgaacatttttaatttcttgacCAGAATGTTTAGAAAGCTTCTAggtacacagttttatagtccattcaattttagtacaaagtggcgcaaataTAGTCATccaattactaaataaaaaatgattttgagcgttagaaatcttttttttttaccttgacGCGCTCctttgcttgcctgtttgtatactgcagctgtttagttcacaatcgtcaaatatgattgacgtacgacgttgttt
Coding sequences within:
- the LOC129250631 gene encoding mesencephalic astrocyte-derived neurotrophic factor homolog; the protein is MRVQIVLMVLAFALIQSSIALKEEDCEVCIKTVKRFADTLDDTTKKDHKKIEAKFKDFCKKQKNKEHRFCYYLGGLEESATGILNELSKPLSWSMPADKICEKLKKKDAQICDLRYEKQIDLNNVDLKKLKVRDLKKILNDWDETCDGCIEKTDFIKRIEELKPQYSRTEL